In the genome of Deinococcus sp. KSM4-11, one region contains:
- a CDS encoding Xaa-Pro peptidase family protein, whose product MTAATRLEITRAEHAQRRERLAARLHGAELDVICVFGPVRVAYLTGFHFAATERPVGVVLTATGDVTVLLPELEGDHFAHQCPDLPSPLTYPEYPGGGSGRHPLSVLADHLRAHHTQGRIAADHDGYENRWGYRGPALSALLGQPVADGLALIDDQRMVKSPAEIALIREACRWGDHAHRLMQDAIAPGVNELVVSHTASLQATREMLAALGDRYVPKSREGLPANTMFIGGANTAHPHGLHRNVGVEPGDVLVTGAYGVVGGYESELERTMHVGNPTPDFERYFAAMLGAQDAGLSALRPGRTCAQVEADVRGYIEDTLDMTRLVRHHTGHAFGLEGHEHPFLDLDDHTVIEPGMIFSIEPGLYVPGLAGFRHSDTVLVTADGSERLSLYPRGLAELIIPL is encoded by the coding sequence ATGACGGCGGCGACCCGACTGGAAATCACGCGGGCGGAACACGCCCAGCGGCGCGAACGGCTCGCGGCGCGGCTGCACGGCGCGGAGCTCGACGTCATCTGCGTGTTCGGCCCGGTGCGCGTCGCGTACCTCACGGGCTTCCACTTCGCGGCCACGGAGCGGCCGGTCGGCGTGGTGCTGACCGCCACGGGCGACGTGACCGTGCTGCTGCCCGAACTGGAGGGCGACCACTTCGCCCACCAGTGCCCGGATCTGCCCTCGCCCCTGACCTACCCCGAATATCCGGGTGGCGGCAGCGGGCGTCACCCGCTGAGCGTGCTGGCCGACCATCTGCGCGCCCACCACACACAGGGGCGCATCGCCGCCGACCACGACGGCTACGAGAACCGCTGGGGGTACCGGGGGCCGGCGCTCTCCGCGCTGCTCGGGCAGCCGGTCGCGGACGGCCTGGCCCTCATTGATGACCAGCGCATGGTCAAGAGCCCGGCGGAGATCGCCCTGATCCGTGAAGCATGCCGCTGGGGCGACCACGCCCACCGGCTGATGCAGGACGCCATCGCGCCGGGCGTCAACGAACTCGTCGTGTCGCACACCGCCAGCCTCCAGGCGACCCGTGAGATGCTGGCGGCGCTCGGCGACCGCTACGTGCCCAAGTCCCGCGAGGGACTGCCCGCCAACACCATGTTCATCGGCGGCGCCAACACTGCCCACCCGCACGGCCTGCACCGCAACGTGGGCGTGGAGCCGGGAGACGTCCTCGTCACCGGTGCCTACGGCGTCGTGGGCGGCTACGAGAGCGAGCTCGAGCGCACCATGCACGTGGGCAACCCCACCCCTGACTTCGAGCGGTACTTCGCCGCCATGCTCGGCGCGCAGGACGCCGGCCTCTCCGCACTGCGTCCCGGCCGCACCTGCGCGCAGGTCGAGGCCGACGTACGCGGGTACATCGAGGACACCCTCGACATGACCCGGCTGGTGCGGCATCACACCGGGCACGCCTTCGGCCTGGAGGGCCACGAGCACCCGTTCCTCGACCTCGACGACCACACCGTCATCGAGCCGGGCATGATCTTCTCCATCGAGCCGGGCCTGTACGTTCCCGGTCTGGCCGGCTTCCGACACTCCGATACGGTGCTGGTCACGGCGGACGGAAGTGAGCGTCTCAGTCTCTACCCCCGTGGCCTCGCCGAGCTGATCATTCCCCTGTGA
- a CDS encoding peptide ABC transporter substrate-binding protein encodes MAAAQQRGGTLTVGLGYDIDTLNVYSTGFLGDVQAAVVEGLVAPDAKANYVPVLATQVPTVRNGGIKIAPDGKTMTVTYRLRPGLKWSDGVPMTSEDVKFTWEAVKNPKFIAESKDGTEDISSIDTPNATTVVVNYKRVAPDFMSTLFTFGIFPKHTLDGKDLNTDAYNEKPLGTGPFMVKEFKRGQYVILERNPYYWRKDSKGVQLPYLDGMIFKIIPDSNTLVTQVRTGEVQLAYGIPYSQVTQLDGVPGVKIVKNNVLSWQHLDFNLKTIDAFKDVNVRKAFAYAINKAAVSKALGGYPTPINTVVVPVFSYTNPAVPKYDYNLARAQQLLDAAGWKVGSDGVRAKDGKRLSFKIMAQAGRSTDEDAEQVIIASLKQAGIELQPDNKSGVAFRDARYKGNYDLFYGGWITSADPTYSVFFGSKGVNNGQGYASAKIDALLARAESTLDPAQRTAALREFQTELMTDLPSIPVTSNPSMIAVTEKLGGFVPNPTNMTNFVNTSGWYLNK; translated from the coding sequence ATGGCAGCCGCGCAGCAGCGTGGCGGCACCCTCACGGTCGGCCTCGGCTACGACATCGACACCCTGAACGTGTACTCCACCGGCTTCCTCGGCGACGTCCAGGCGGCCGTCGTCGAGGGTCTGGTCGCGCCCGACGCCAAGGCGAACTACGTTCCGGTGCTGGCCACGCAGGTGCCCACCGTGCGCAACGGCGGCATCAAGATCGCGCCGGACGGCAAGACCATGACCGTCACGTACCGCCTGCGCCCCGGCTTGAAGTGGTCGGACGGCGTGCCCATGACCTCCGAGGACGTGAAATTCACGTGGGAAGCGGTCAAGAACCCCAAGTTCATCGCGGAGAGCAAGGACGGCACCGAGGACATCTCCTCGATCGACACGCCCAACGCCACCACCGTCGTCGTGAACTACAAGCGCGTCGCCCCGGACTTCATGAGCACGCTGTTCACCTTCGGGATCTTCCCCAAGCACACGCTCGACGGCAAGGATCTGAACACCGACGCCTACAACGAAAAACCGCTCGGCACCGGCCCCTTCATGGTCAAGGAATTCAAGCGCGGCCAGTACGTGATCCTGGAACGCAACCCGTACTACTGGCGCAAGGACAGCAAGGGCGTGCAGCTCCCGTACCTCGACGGCATGATCTTCAAGATCATTCCCGACAGCAACACGCTGGTCACGCAGGTGCGCACCGGTGAAGTGCAGCTCGCCTACGGCATTCCCTACTCGCAGGTCACGCAGCTCGACGGCGTGCCCGGCGTGAAGATCGTCAAGAACAACGTCCTGAGCTGGCAGCACCTGGACTTCAACCTCAAGACCATCGACGCCTTCAAGGATGTCAACGTCCGCAAGGCCTTCGCCTACGCGATCAACAAGGCGGCCGTGAGCAAGGCGCTGGGCGGCTACCCCACGCCGATCAACACCGTGGTCGTGCCGGTGTTCTCCTACACCAACCCCGCCGTGCCCAAGTACGACTACAACCTCGCGCGCGCCCAGCAGCTGCTCGACGCGGCCGGGTGGAAGGTCGGCTCCGACGGCGTGCGCGCCAAGGATGGCAAGCGCCTGAGCTTCAAGATCATGGCGCAGGCCGGCCGCTCCACCGACGAGGACGCCGAGCAGGTCATCATCGCGTCCCTGAAGCAGGCGGGCATCGAACTCCAGCCCGACAACAAGTCCGGCGTGGCCTTCCGCGACGCGCGCTACAAGGGCAACTACGACCTGTTCTACGGCGGCTGGATCACCTCGGCCGATCCCACCTACAGCGTGTTCTTCGGCAGCAAGGGCGTGAACAACGGCCAGGGCTACGCCAGCGCCAAGATCGACGCGCTCTTGGCCCGCGCCGAGAGCACCCTCGACCCGGCGCAGCGCACCGCCGCCCTGCGCGAGTTCCAGACGGAACTCATGACGGATCTGCCCAGCATTCCCGTGACCAGCAACCCCTCGATGATCGCCGTGACGGAGAAGCTCGGCGGGTTTGTGCCCAACCCGACGAACATGACCAACTTCGTGAACACCAGCGGCTGGTACCTGAACAAGTGA
- the opp4C gene encoding oligopeptide ABC transporter permease, which translates to MSDATLPTTQRRAADTPWRLFVRRFLRHRLAVTGLVVLCILGLLAVFAPQIAPYAFDGQDLSIMGQPQPPSRAHLMGTDQLGRDAFTRVLYGARVSLAVGLASALLATLVGTLIGSLAGYYRGVVDSVLMRLTDVVLCIPLLPLVILLSGMLRPNVALLVTIIGILGWMGTARLVRGQFLSLREREFVEASRALGGSNNRIMFRHILPNALGPIIVATTLAVGSGIMLESALSFLGLGVQPPTPTWGNLLNYASQWLQSAPWLALFPGLLILITVLAVNFLGDGLRDALDPRS; encoded by the coding sequence ATGAGTGACGCCACCCTGCCCACCACCCAGCGCCGGGCGGCCGACACGCCCTGGCGGCTGTTCGTGCGGCGCTTCCTGCGGCACCGGCTGGCGGTGACCGGCCTGGTGGTGCTGTGCATCCTCGGGCTGCTGGCCGTGTTCGCACCGCAGATCGCGCCCTACGCCTTCGACGGCCAGGATCTCAGCATCATGGGTCAGCCGCAGCCGCCCAGCCGCGCCCACCTGATGGGCACGGATCAGCTCGGCCGGGACGCCTTCACGCGCGTCCTGTACGGCGCCCGCGTGTCGCTGGCCGTCGGCCTGGCGAGCGCCCTGCTCGCCACCCTGGTCGGCACCCTGATCGGCTCACTCGCCGGCTACTACCGGGGCGTGGTCGACAGCGTCCTGATGCGCCTGACCGACGTGGTGCTGTGCATCCCGCTGCTGCCGCTGGTCATCCTGCTCTCCGGCATGCTGCGCCCCAACGTGGCGCTGCTGGTCACCATCATCGGCATCCTCGGCTGGATGGGCACCGCGCGGCTCGTGCGCGGCCAGTTCCTGAGCCTGCGCGAGCGCGAGTTCGTCGAGGCGTCGCGCGCGCTGGGCGGCAGCAACAACCGCATCATGTTCCGCCACATCCTGCCCAACGCCCTCGGGCCGATCATCGTCGCCACCACGCTCGCGGTGGGCAGCGGGATCATGCTCGAATCCGCCCTGTCGTTCCTGGGCCTGGGCGTGCAGCCGCCCACTCCGACGTGGGGCAACCTGCTGAACTACGCCAGCCAGTGGCTCCAGAGCGCGCCGTGGCTGGCCCTGTTTCCCGGACTGCTGATCCTGATCACCGTTCTGGCCGTGAACTTTCTCGGCGACGGCCTGCGCGACGCACTCGACCCGCGCAGCTGA
- a CDS encoding ABC transporter permease: protein MNATHLLKRLLGTLPLLLGVSLLLFGVLHLAPGGPLDVYADNPSVSPEALAQMRTAFGLDQPLPVQYVSWVTAFFTGEWGYSIRTARPVTQEIAERIVPTLILGGTSFVLSLLIALPLGIVSAVRRYSGVDYVITFLSFLGVSMPVFWLALMLQLLFAVQWRILPSAGIQTIGSNSVLDLIHHLILPACILAFASVAGWSRYMRSSMVEVLGQDYVRTARAKGLTTSRVVYHHALRNALIPIITVVALDFATILSGAVITETIFAWPGIGRLFIESMNGRDYPVLMALMMAGSFALILSNLLADLAYAAVDPRIRYE from the coding sequence GTGAACGCGACTCACCTCCTCAAACGGCTCCTCGGGACGCTCCCCCTGCTGCTCGGGGTGTCGCTCCTGCTGTTCGGCGTGCTGCACCTGGCGCCCGGGGGGCCGCTCGACGTCTACGCCGACAATCCCTCGGTGAGCCCCGAGGCGCTCGCGCAGATGCGGACGGCCTTCGGGCTCGACCAGCCGCTGCCCGTGCAGTACGTGTCGTGGGTCACCGCGTTCTTCACCGGCGAGTGGGGCTACTCCATCCGCACGGCGCGGCCGGTCACGCAGGAGATCGCCGAGCGGATCGTGCCGACCCTGATCCTGGGCGGCACCAGCTTCGTGCTCTCGCTGCTGATCGCGCTGCCGCTCGGCATCGTGAGCGCCGTGCGCCGTTACAGCGGCGTGGACTACGTGATCACCTTCCTGTCGTTCCTGGGCGTGAGCATGCCGGTGTTCTGGCTGGCGCTGATGCTCCAGCTGCTGTTCGCCGTGCAGTGGAGAATCCTGCCCTCGGCCGGTATCCAGACCATCGGCAGCAACTCGGTGCTCGACCTGATCCACCACCTGATCCTGCCCGCATGCATCCTGGCGTTCGCGTCGGTCGCGGGCTGGAGCCGCTACATGCGCTCGAGCATGGTCGAGGTCCTGGGCCAGGATTACGTCCGGACCGCCCGCGCCAAGGGCCTCACCACCAGCCGGGTGGTCTACCACCACGCGCTGCGCAACGCCCTGATTCCCATCATCACCGTGGTTGCGCTGGACTTCGCGACCATCCTGTCCGGCGCGGTCATCACCGAGACGATCTTCGCGTGGCCCGGCATCGGGCGGCTGTTCATCGAGAGCATGAACGGCCGCGACTACCCGGTGCTGATGGCCCTGATGATGGCCGGTTCCTTCGCCCTGATCCTGAGCAACCTCCTCGCCGACCTCGCCTACGCGGCGGTCGATCCCCGGATCCGCTATGAGTGA
- a CDS encoding DUF885 family protein, producing the protein MSDAHDAARAYLKVHAQFRPVDATFMGLPGHDHQLPPVGADSVEAELDALAGVRATLDASDGPTTAAARIDARMLDAQLRTADAEQRRAPRQDNPAWYTGEAAFGVISLLLPGHHGDVQDTRDALRVRLEAMPAFLAHGRAHLQGRPRPDDVAERARREARAAAHLLTSGLPKHPLWDDALRLPAARAARALLGYAEDLVGPDAPVAGGEAHLDLLMRVTHALPFGPREALERATEAFERLTHHLEERAAQLPGNLPWTEHLARLEQVSPEPERMLDAYRDLHVRALDAARPLLTPAADYGLDFRFLPEWAEGTGDLYFLFYRSPAPFNPGTGSVYWVTPPGADMAAYRRANNASFVKLVHAVHHGSIGHHTHNARAREAGSVLARVAGTDCASGIALLGAGTMVEGWACYAEDLLAEAPGFYTPAEELLLTQFERRNAASCIVDLKLHLGEWSLDEARAFYRDRAHFAPARIWAETTRNAMFPASRVMYWLGTETIKALRAELNLNPHTFHDALLSYGHAPATVVADEMRVAFSPGVHP; encoded by the coding sequence GTGAGTGACGCGCACGACGCCGCCCGCGCCTACCTGAAGGTGCACGCCCAGTTCCGGCCGGTGGACGCCACGTTCATGGGCCTGCCCGGCCACGACCACCAGCTGCCGCCCGTCGGGGCAGACAGCGTCGAGGCGGAGCTGGACGCGCTGGCGGGCGTGCGCGCCACCCTGGACGCCAGCGACGGGCCGACCACCGCCGCCGCCCGGATCGACGCGCGGATGCTGGACGCCCAGCTCCGCACCGCCGACGCCGAGCAGCGACGCGCGCCCCGCCAGGACAATCCCGCGTGGTACACCGGCGAGGCCGCCTTCGGCGTGATCTCGCTGCTGCTGCCCGGCCACCACGGCGACGTGCAGGACACGCGCGACGCCCTGCGGGTTCGGCTGGAGGCGATGCCCGCCTTCCTGGCGCACGGGCGGGCCCACCTGCAGGGCCGGCCCCGTCCGGATGACGTCGCGGAGCGGGCGAGGCGCGAGGCTCGCGCGGCGGCCCACCTGCTCACCTCGGGGCTCCCGAAACATCCCCTGTGGGACGACGCGCTGCGCCTGCCCGCCGCCCGCGCGGCCCGCGCGCTGCTGGGCTACGCCGAGGATCTGGTTGGCCCGGACGCGCCGGTCGCGGGCGGCGAGGCGCACCTGGATCTGCTGATGCGCGTCACGCACGCCCTGCCGTTCGGGCCACGCGAGGCGCTGGAACGCGCGACCGAGGCCTTCGAGCGCCTGACGCACCACCTGGAAGAGCGGGCGGCGCAGCTGCCGGGGAACCTCCCCTGGACGGAGCATCTCGCGCGGCTGGAGCAGGTCAGCCCCGAGCCGGAACGCATGCTCGACGCCTACCGCGACCTGCATGTCCGCGCGCTGGACGCCGCCCGGCCGCTGCTGACGCCCGCCGCCGACTACGGCCTGGACTTCCGCTTCCTGCCGGAGTGGGCCGAGGGCACCGGCGACCTGTACTTCCTGTTCTACCGTTCGCCCGCGCCGTTCAATCCGGGCACCGGCAGCGTGTACTGGGTCACGCCGCCCGGCGCAGACATGGCCGCGTACCGGCGCGCGAACAACGCTTCCTTCGTGAAGCTGGTGCACGCCGTGCATCACGGCAGCATCGGGCACCACACCCACAACGCCCGCGCCCGCGAGGCCGGGTCGGTGCTCGCCCGCGTGGCCGGCACCGACTGCGCCTCGGGCATCGCGCTGCTCGGAGCGGGCACCATGGTCGAGGGCTGGGCGTGCTACGCCGAGGACTTGCTGGCCGAGGCGCCCGGCTTCTACACTCCGGCCGAGGAGCTGCTGCTCACGCAATTTGAGCGGCGCAACGCCGCGTCGTGCATCGTGGATCTCAAGCTGCACCTGGGCGAGTGGTCGCTGGACGAAGCCCGCGCGTTCTACCGCGACCGGGCGCACTTCGCTCCGGCCCGCATCTGGGCCGAGACCACCCGCAACGCCATGTTTCCCGCCAGCCGCGTGATGTACTGGCTCGGCACCGAGACCATCAAGGCGCTGCGCGCCGAACTGAACCTCAACCCCCACACCTTTCACGACGCCCTGCTGTCCTACGGCCACGCCCCTGCCACGGTCGTCGCCGACGAGATGCGCGTCGCCTTCTCGCCAGGAGTTCATCCATGA
- a CDS encoding Gfo/Idh/MocA family protein, producing the protein MSGPRPEPGQRLGVGVIGAHAWAESAHLPGYHAYDRARLVAICDTVPERAHALAAKFGIERVYTDHREMLRDPDVQMVDVCTPTDTHLPLSLDAIRAGKHVLSEKPLAHDAADAFMAAREAEKAGVRTKLGFTFRYSPAIRQIHAWIKDGTLGEIYHVHGLEQNSQFLDPYYPLRQVTQGADFSQLIPSSIVGYGSHLIDLVRWCVGEYANVIGSMSNFVPERVVRGYGEGLQRIRVEDGTVALAEFASGAQGMLQTSYIAVGNYPGVELRVYGSKGAAVARLVEENGVAETLRFATPDQVEFRDVTLPESALPPGTTLNTPWPELYYRNLVRHFVDEILDDAPAECTFYDGAKSQEAVNAIVQSYRERRWVSLPLYPDEHQPEGERA; encoded by the coding sequence GTGAGCGGCCCGCGACCCGAACCCGGACAGCGCCTTGGGGTCGGCGTGATCGGCGCGCACGCGTGGGCCGAATCGGCCCACCTGCCCGGCTACCACGCCTACGACCGCGCGCGGCTGGTGGCGATCTGCGACACCGTGCCGGAACGTGCCCACGCCCTGGCGGCGAAGTTCGGCATCGAGCGCGTGTACACCGATCACCGCGAGATGCTGCGCGATCCCGACGTGCAGATGGTGGACGTCTGCACGCCCACCGACACGCACCTGCCGCTGAGCCTCGACGCCATCCGCGCGGGCAAGCACGTCCTGTCCGAGAAACCCCTCGCGCACGACGCCGCCGACGCCTTCATGGCGGCGCGGGAAGCGGAGAAGGCCGGCGTGCGCACCAAGCTGGGCTTCACATTCCGCTACTCGCCGGCCATCCGGCAGATCCACGCGTGGATCAAAGACGGCACGCTGGGCGAGATCTACCACGTGCACGGCCTGGAACAGAACTCGCAGTTCCTCGACCCGTACTACCCGCTGCGGCAGGTCACGCAGGGCGCGGACTTCAGCCAGCTCATCCCATCGTCCATCGTCGGCTACGGCTCGCACCTGATCGACCTGGTGCGCTGGTGCGTGGGCGAATACGCCAATGTGATCGGCAGCATGAGCAACTTCGTGCCCGAGCGCGTGGTGCGCGGCTACGGCGAGGGCCTGCAGCGCATCCGGGTCGAGGACGGCACGGTCGCGCTGGCCGAGTTCGCCAGCGGCGCCCAGGGCATGCTCCAGACCTCGTACATCGCGGTGGGCAACTACCCCGGCGTGGAACTGCGCGTGTACGGCAGCAAGGGCGCGGCGGTCGCCCGCCTGGTCGAGGAGAACGGCGTGGCCGAGACGCTGCGCTTCGCCACCCCGGACCAGGTCGAGTTCCGCGACGTGACGCTGCCGGAGAGCGCCCTGCCGCCCGGCACGACCCTGAACACGCCGTGGCCGGAACTGTACTACCGCAACCTGGTGCGGCACTTCGTGGACGAGATCCTCGACGACGCGCCCGCCGAGTGCACCTTCTACGACGGCGCCAAGAGCCAGGAGGCCGTGAACGCCATCGTGCAGTCGTACCGCGAGCGCCGCTGGGTGTCGCTGCCCCTGTATCCCGACGAGCACCAGCCGGAGGGCGAGCGCGCGTGA
- a CDS encoding thiolase family protein has translation MTSSRPALHAADLADRDVVIVSALRTPIGTIRGSLSTVRPDDLAALVIREAVARAGVPADQIEEVILGCANQAGEDNRNVARMAGLLAGLPDSAAGLTVNRLCASGLSAVNTAARAIRNGDGDVYVAGGVESMTRAPLSLPKGGTAFATGNVTAYDTTLGWRYPNPAMEALFPLEAMGETAENIVERSRQGAYVGGEITRADQDAFALESQRKAVAAINAGHFTDQIVPVQIKGRKGTTLFDTDEHPRMAKAGDTYTLATDEATLAGLKPAFRKGGTVTAGNASGLNDGAAALVLMSASKARELGITPLARWVGGAAAGVEARVMGLGPIPATRKVLERTGLSVGDLDLIELNEAFAAQALACIRELGLDASRVNVNGGAVALGHPLGMSGARLVVALTHELARTGGRYGLATLCVGVGQGEAAIIERIEG, from the coding sequence ATGACCTCATCCAGACCCGCCCTCCACGCCGCCGACCTTGCCGACCGGGATGTCGTGATCGTGTCCGCCTTGCGGACGCCGATCGGCACGATCCGCGGCAGCCTGTCCACCGTTCGTCCCGATGACCTCGCCGCCCTGGTGATCCGTGAGGCGGTGGCCCGCGCCGGAGTGCCGGCCGACCAGATCGAGGAGGTCATCCTGGGTTGCGCGAACCAGGCCGGTGAGGACAACCGCAACGTCGCCCGCATGGCGGGCCTGTTGGCGGGCCTGCCGGACAGCGCAGCGGGTCTGACGGTGAACCGCCTGTGCGCCTCGGGTCTCTCCGCGGTCAACACGGCGGCCCGCGCCATCCGGAACGGGGACGGCGACGTGTACGTCGCTGGGGGGGTGGAGAGCATGACCCGCGCCCCCCTGAGCCTGCCGAAAGGAGGAACGGCCTTCGCGACCGGGAACGTCACGGCGTACGACACCACGCTGGGCTGGCGCTATCCGAACCCCGCTATGGAAGCCCTGTTCCCGCTGGAAGCGATGGGGGAGACGGCCGAGAACATCGTCGAGCGCAGCCGACAGGGAGCGTACGTCGGCGGAGAGATCACCCGCGCGGATCAGGACGCCTTCGCGCTGGAGAGCCAGCGCAAGGCCGTGGCCGCCATCAACGCCGGGCACTTCACTGACCAGATCGTGCCGGTTCAGATCAAAGGGCGGAAGGGCACCACGCTGTTCGATACCGACGAGCATCCGCGCATGGCCAAGGCGGGCGACACCTACACCCTCGCCACGGACGAGGCGACCCTGGCCGGGCTGAAACCGGCGTTCCGGAAGGGGGGCACGGTCACGGCCGGGAACGCCAGCGGCCTGAACGACGGGGCAGCGGCCCTGGTGCTCATGAGCGCCTCGAAGGCGCGCGAGTTGGGAATCACGCCCCTGGCCCGCTGGGTGGGCGGTGCGGCGGCGGGAGTGGAGGCGCGCGTGATGGGGCTCGGCCCCATTCCCGCCACGCGCAAGGTGCTGGAGCGCACCGGCCTGAGCGTCGGCGACCTCGACCTGATCGAGCTGAATGAGGCGTTCGCCGCTCAGGCCCTCGCGTGCATCCGGGAACTGGGACTGGATGCCTCCCGAGTAAACGTGAACGGCGGCGCGGTTGCCCTGGGGCACCCGCTGGGCATGAGTGGAGCGCGGCTGGTCGTGGCCCTCACGCACGAACTCGCCCGCACCGGCGGACGCTACGGTCTGGCCACCTTGTGCGTGGGCGTCGGCCAGGGCGAGGCGGCGATTATCGAAAGGATCGAAGGATGA
- a CDS encoding IclR family transcriptional regulator codes for MSENVQSIERALTLINTIVDAQRPLSIAELSQAAGLAPSTIHRIVQTLTANGYIHQDHSTKRYDIGPEIVEISRSLYLRYDLVRRVRPYLQDLVDLTGETAHLAELYGTSAMYLSQLEPLSMVRMFTTPGSIAPLYCSDVGKLFLADLPPARVSDIIHKTGLRPRTPHTITSADDLDAALQVVREQGYAVDDEEREIGVRCLSAPILNGAGKVIAAVGIAGSSGRVLRERVPELASCVQQVADRAASELILQPQDEPEAHRT; via the coding sequence ATGAGTGAAAACGTCCAGAGCATCGAGCGCGCCCTGACCCTCATCAACACCATCGTGGACGCCCAGCGGCCCCTGAGCATCGCCGAACTCTCCCAGGCCGCCGGCCTCGCCCCCAGCACCATCCACCGCATCGTGCAGACCCTGACGGCCAACGGGTACATCCACCAGGATCACAGCACCAAGCGCTACGACATCGGCCCGGAGATCGTCGAGATCAGTCGGTCGCTGTACCTGCGGTACGACCTGGTGCGGCGCGTGCGGCCCTACCTGCAGGACCTCGTCGACCTGACCGGGGAGACCGCCCACCTGGCCGAGCTCTACGGCACCAGCGCCATGTACCTCAGCCAGCTCGAGCCCCTGAGCATGGTGCGCATGTTCACCACGCCGGGCTCCATCGCGCCGCTGTACTGCAGCGACGTGGGCAAGCTGTTCCTGGCCGACCTGCCGCCCGCCCGGGTCAGCGACATCATCCACAAGACCGGCCTGCGGCCCCGGACGCCGCACACGATCACCAGCGCCGACGACCTCGACGCGGCCCTCCAGGTCGTGCGCGAGCAGGGCTACGCCGTGGATGACGAGGAACGCGAGATCGGCGTGCGCTGCCTGTCCGCGCCGATCCTCAACGGCGCCGGCAAGGTCATCGCGGCGGTGGGCATCGCCGGCTCCAGCGGCCGCGTGCTGCGGGAACGCGTGCCGGAACTCGCCTCCTGCGTGCAGCAGGTGGCCGACCGCGCCGCGAGTGAACTGATCCTGCAACCCCAGGACGAGCCCGAGGCGCACCGCACATGA
- a CDS encoding ketopantoate reductase family protein, whose protein sequence is MKITIIGAGAIGGLAGAWMTQAGHDVTLVDRWAEHIDALKRDGLRVDGVRGERHFDVKALHPHELQGPLEAVLIATKSQHALDALESVLPHFGPDTFVVSYQNGFNEPDLIARLEAAGLGGKERVMGSIPNYGGALVDPGYIEFVHEGPIQLGEMTGERTPRLAELAAALGALTEVQLSDNIWGQIWAKEVYSAQVVFSALADAPVTETLGVERYARVAGAVVREALEIAEASGITVEAFDFFDPANYKPQTPEDTEKLLANIRHAIWLLKKDQKPDAHQFKKKGSGIWWDIVYRHRPSEVRSSNGKLVAYAEKAGADSRLNAKLCEMIYEIEDGKRPLGFQNYDELEGYVQSLGKALP, encoded by the coding sequence ATGAAGATCACCATCATCGGCGCAGGCGCCATCGGCGGACTTGCCGGCGCCTGGATGACCCAGGCCGGGCACGACGTGACGCTGGTCGACCGCTGGGCCGAGCACATCGATGCCCTCAAGCGTGACGGCCTGCGCGTGGACGGCGTGCGCGGCGAGCGGCACTTCGACGTGAAGGCGCTGCACCCCCACGAACTTCAGGGTCCGCTGGAGGCCGTGCTGATCGCCACGAAGTCGCAGCACGCCCTGGACGCGCTGGAAAGCGTGCTGCCGCACTTCGGGCCGGACACCTTTGTCGTGTCCTACCAGAACGGCTTCAACGAGCCGGATCTCATCGCGCGCCTGGAAGCGGCCGGGCTGGGCGGCAAGGAGCGCGTGATGGGCTCCATTCCCAATTACGGCGGCGCGCTGGTCGATCCCGGCTACATCGAGTTCGTGCACGAGGGCCCCATCCAGCTCGGCGAGATGACCGGCGAGCGCACGCCCCGCCTGGCGGAACTCGCCGCCGCGCTGGGCGCCCTGACCGAGGTGCAGCTCAGCGACAACATCTGGGGCCAGATCTGGGCCAAGGAGGTCTACAGCGCCCAGGTGGTGTTCAGCGCCCTGGCCGACGCGCCCGTGACCGAGACGCTGGGCGTGGAACGCTACGCCCGCGTGGCCGGGGCCGTGGTGCGCGAGGCGCTGGAGATCGCCGAGGCCAGCGGTATCACGGTCGAGGCCTTCGACTTCTTCGACCCCGCGAACTACAAGCCCCAGACGCCCGAGGACACCGAGAAGCTGCTGGCGAACATCCGGCACGCCATCTGGCTGCTGAAAAAAGACCAGAAACCGGACGCGCACCAGTTCAAGAAGAAGGGCTCGGGCATCTGGTGGGACATCGTGTACCGCCACCGTCCCTCCGAGGTGCGCTCCTCGAACGGCAAGCTGGTCGCCTATGCCGAGAAGGCCGGCGCCGACTCGCGCCTGAACGCGAAGCTGTGCGAGATGATCTACGAGATCGAGGACGGCAAACGCCCGCTGGGCTTCCAGAACTACGACGAACTCGAGGGCTACGTCCAGAGCCTCGGCAAGGCGCTGCCGTGA